Below is a window of Pseudomonadota bacterium DNA.
GAGCCTGCCTGCCGGCAGGCAGGGAGGCCGGATTCAGCAGCCTATATGACCCGGCCGACGAAAGCCCCCGACGAGACGGCGTCTGAGTCGAGGAGGGATAGCGAGAAGAGCACCCCGAGCCGCTCCGTCTACATCTGGTAGATGAAGCGCAACTTCGGGGTGATCGATTCCCGATAATCATCATAGGGATTGGTGTTGCCCTAGTGCGCGTTTGGGCCTATAATGCGCCGGAAAGATTAGAGAAATCATAGCGTTTCAGGAGGTTCCCCGAACGTGTCGAACGTCTCGATAGAGCAGAGATACCAGCAGCTCATGGACCTGGTGCAGAAAAACGCGCCCATGGAGGAGATCCAGAAGGCGGAGGTGGAGCTGGCCGATGCAGTCCAGCGCGCGCCGTTCGAGATCAAGGAGGGCACGCCGTTCTTCCAGCAGCTCGCGCAGAAGCTCGACGCCACGCAGGCGTTCCAGCACTTCAGGCTATTGAACGGCAGGATGGTGGACGACCGGCGCGAGCAGTTCATGGGCCGCCCCGAGAAGCAGGCCGATGAGGCCGGCAGGGCGGCGCAGCAGGAGCAGGCCAAGGAGGTCGCAAAGGAGGTCGCCAAGGACGCCGCAAAGGAGGGCGCCAAGGCGGCGACAGAGGAGGCGGGCAAGAAGGCCGATGCCAAGGAGGCGAAGGAGGGCGCCCGCGCGGCCGCAAGCATGAAGCTCTCCGAGGGGCTGGACCAGAGGGCGGCAGGAAAGCGCCTGGACGAGATGCTCTCGAAGTTCGAGAGGCTGGTGATCGACCGCTTCGAGGGGGGCAAACAGGTCGCGCAGGAGAGCGCGGACGGAAAGCCCCACTTCAATCCCAAGACAGAGGCGGAGTGGAAGCAGTTCTTCCAGAACTTCCTGGACCGCACGGTCGCGAAGAAGGCCCTCATCGACGACATCAAGCAGCTCTTCATGCGCGGCGTGGTGCAGAAGGGCGGAAAAGGGATCTTCATCGGCGACATGCATCTGTCAAATGGGAGGGTGGAGAAGTTCGTGCGCTTCTCGATCATCGCCGAGGCGCTCGCGAGGCTCCGCGCCATGATGCCCGGCAGCCAGATCACAAAGGAGATGCTCGGCAAGATGACGAGCGAGGAGCTGCTCTACCTCGCGCTCGCCGCCACGCGCGGCCGCGAGTTCGCGTTTCAGCAGAAGGATGCGGAGGGCCGATTCGGGCTCGCGAAGGCGGAGGCCCAGGCCGCTGAAAAGCTCGGCATCCCGCTCGAGCAGCAGCTCGCTAAGAAGGCGCGGATGCTGAAAGACCGCCGCGGCCGCGGCATGGCCTGGTACGACAAAGACGGCGAGCCGGAGGAGCTGCCATACCAGTTCGTACCCTGGTGGCAGTGGGGCAACCTCACCGGCCCCTCCAACACCAAGTGGGTCACCCGCGTATTCTACGGCGCGCTGTTCATAGTCTCCCTCATAGGCATCGTGGTGCTCACCCTGCGGCTTTTGGCGGGTGGGTAAAGCTTCACTTTTGTAGTATCAACCTAATATATTAATTTATATGGTTTAATTTACTTTTACTTCAAGGCAACTCCAGGGCCCGCGCTGCCGATAATATTGATGTATGGGTATCATAATCAAACCTGGCAAAATTCCTGAAGAAACCGCTTTGAGGATAAAAACCCTCTACCGCGAAGAGGCCTCTGTTCTGCTCGCACAGGGCCCGCGTGAAACAGACAGGGCCCACTTCGAGCTCACGATACAGGAGGGCGAGATCGAGGGCGGGGAGGCGCTCGAGACAGGGGAGGAGGGCTCGGGTGTCCTGGCAGACTATCTCACACTGAACGAGGGCGGCAAAGGCGTCACTTCGAGCGGAATAGGCTTTGTGATCGAAGAGGGCGTGCCGGCGCCTCGCATAGATAATTTCAACCGCCTCTTCGTCACATATCACAACGGTTCGGGCGAGCTGCGCGCAAGGTCCTTTGACAACAGGTCGTGCATCCCGATGGATGTTGAGCAGGCAGACGGGCTCCCCGCGCAGAGGCTCGAATGCTTTGAGACCTCGTTCCTCGGCGCCGCGGAGTTCGTCTCGCTCAAGGTAGGGGACTGGAACGGCGACGGCCGGATCGACATGGCATATGTTGTGGATGACCCGATCCTGGGCAGGCAGACCTATCTCTTCCAGAACAAGCCGATCCATGAGATCGCGCCCGAGGGCGCCTCGCAGCTGTGGAAGGTCTACGACGGGCTGCTCGCGGACGGCGTGGAGCTGGACGCGCACTTCATAGGCAGGATGAGGGCGCTCGGCGCGAAGATGGTCGAGCTCATGAAAGAGGGTGAGGACGCCATTGTCGACGACATCATGCGGAAGATCGACTATGCAATGGGTCTGGGTCACAGCGTGGAATACAGTTTCAAGCTCGATTTCCTGACCGCGCTCCTCGACGTGTTCGAGCTCTCGGGCGGAGATCTTCGCATCGTGGCCGATGTCGGCATCAAACGAGACGAATTGCTCTTCCACAATCTTCGGCTCATGAGGCTCGCAGGCATGTTCGCGAAGGCGCGCGACAAGGACAGCACAGGCAGCCTCAAAGAGGCGTATCTGGTCAACATGATGAGCGGCCTCTACTGGTACTCAATTGCTGGAATGACGCCCTATGCGGATGCCGAGTACGAAGCCCTGGTCCGCTCCATAGCCTCGATGGGGAACGGCATGACCGAGGAGCAGCTGGCCGGCATACACGCGGCGATGTGGTTCGGCTTCATTCGCCCCCATGACGGTCAGGGGACCACTCCCGTCGGGCTCGCCTCGCAGATCGACCAGGCCATGTCAGCGCCGGATGCAAAGGGGCGCTATGCTGCGCTGTACGATCTCTTCAGGGGAGATCTCGATCTGGACGCGGATTTTCTGGTAAAGTACTCCCCCTTCATCACCGCCTCAAATCTCCCGACCTTAGAGGACTTGAGGATCGCCGATGCGGCCATCGGGTCCGAGGATGCGCTCCGCCTCTACCAGAAGTTCAACATCACCCGCTTCGCGCGCTATCATCCCTCGGTGCTCAGGCACCTGGTCGATATGGCGAAGGACCCGGATCACATGAGGGACAGACCGCTGGTCATGATCGTCACGGCACAGTTCGACGGCACGGGGATGTTCCACTGGGGCCGGAGGTTCGAGTACGACCCGCGCGTGCGGGTGGTGGCCGTGGAGGTGGGTTCGGTCCCGGAATTGGACTTTGCGATCAGGGACCTTGCGAAAAAATACGGCGCTCCGGACAGCGTGATGATAACCGCGCACGGCGACCCCTCGTACATGATGATGGGATATTTGAGCCCCGACGAAGCCCGCTCGTCTAGCACCGGTTTTCTCATGGCCGAAGAAAGATCTGTCGGTCACAAGGTGTCGTTGCTCTCGGTGGATCACCATTATGATTTTCTTTCCAAGAATCTCGGCGGCGTGTTCGGGAGCGCGAGGCCCCAGATCGTGCTCAACTCGTGCAGCACGGGCAAGGAGAGGCCCGACGGCAGGCTCAATGTTGCGCAGATGTTCGCCAACGTCTTCCAGACCGAGGTCTATGCGCCCGAGGCGGTGGAGGGGCTCTTGAAGCTCGACGTGGATGTGGACGCCAACGGCCGCGCGAGGCTGAATCCCCTCTTCGCAGAGGTGCGCGACGGTCCGATCGGTCTCAACGACGGCGGCCGGAGGTTCGTGCCGCAGCCCTACGGCATGGTCACGCGGCGGGGGCTCAGCCGGCGGCAGAGGGACGCGGTGGCCTCGTCCGGCGAGGCGCTCCCGGGCTCGGACCGCATCCCGGACCTCGGCAAAAAAGAGGGCCGCAGTCGCGCGCGAGAGTTCTTCCGCGGGATCTTCGGGTGGTGAGTCCCCCATCCGGAGACTTGAAACGACGAATCGTTCGATCCGACGTCCTTTCAGGGACGCAGCGATATCTAAATAGTTAAAATTTAAGAATAAATTATCGATCTGAAACGGTCAAAAAGGCCCGCATCTTGCATGTACATATCTCCATGACAAAACTTGACAGCTCATGCGTGGCGGTTCTGGCAGCGGTCCTGGCCTTGGCGTTCATCGCCGGTTGTTCTGCCGGCGGCAGCGACGCTGAGGAATGGTTCGATTCACCCGGTCCCGCCGTGCAGCAGGACGGGCAGCCGGACGATATGGCTGGCGATCTCTCCGATGGCTCCGGGGAGGAGCGCTCAGATGAGTCGATCGTGCCTGAGGACGAAGCGCCTCCGGACATCGTAGTCGAGGAGCCCGAGTTCGAGGGGTTCGGCACGAACGATACCGATACAGGCAGCCCTGCTGTCGAGCCGGAGCCCATGGAGATAGTAATCTTAGGCGATGTGCAGACGAGCGCGGTCGAGCTGGAGCCTTACACGCAGGAGTTCGCCGCAGCAGGCGGCACAGGGTTCTACACGTGGAGCATCAGCGGTGCGCTCCCCGACGGCCTCTCGTTCGTAAAGCAGGGGAGCGTCGTGAGTATCAGCGGAGCTCCTTCGGAGGGATCCGAGGGCAGCTATCCGATCACGATAACGCTCAGCGACACCCTGGGCTGGTGGCCGAACGATTCAGTATCCTTTACTCTCTCTGTCACGCTGCCTGCGGCTGAGGAGCCTGCGGCAGAACCTGAGCCTGAATCTGAACCTGAGCCTGAACCTGAGCCTGAAGAGGAAGCATCTCCGCCCGCTGTCCCGGACGGCCCCTATACGCTCCGCTGCTTCTGGGATGCGGACGACGTCGACGGCGACGGGTATGCAGCCGCAGGCTCCAAGTCCTATCTCGTCGGCAGGGAACTGAACAACCGGCTCACTTGCCCGGCCGGTTACGTGCCGGCGACCGGCGACTGCGACGATTCGAGCGCCTCGATCCATCCGAGGAGGGGCGAGATCGCGTTCAACGGCGTTGACGACAACTGCAACGGCCTCACGGACGAGCCGGCGCCTGTATACCCGTCGAGCTCATCCCGCAGCTTCGAGACCTCGTTCGAGATGATCTTCAAGCTCAACGACCAGGCCGCCGCAGCGGTCGAGGGCGATCTCTACGCTGACGTCGAGTACGCGAGGCTCAGGGATTCGGCGAACGCGCAGACCCGGTCGAAGGTGTTCGTGAGCGCCTACACCTCCGGCGGGAGCAGATACGCCAAATACACCCTCGACGGGCTGAGCACGACCACGGTCTACAGGGCGAGGGTCCGCTTCTTCAGCAGGGCCGGCACCTCGTACAGCGCTCTGGGGCCTCTCTCGCCCTGGTATTACACGACAACAAACGGCACGACCGAAAAGAGCATCGTCAGGACCAAAATCGTCGTCAAGGCTCTGAAGCAGCACTCGGACGCGCTCGAGGGCAAGGTCGGCACGCTAGGCACCGTGGACGTGAACGGCACGCGCTACGGCGCAGACCATGACGAGTGGTGGTGCAGTGAATTCTATGCGTGGAACGCGAGCAGCTGGCTCAAGGGCGTGGGCTCGAAGACCTCGGTGGACGCGCTGAAGAGCTACTTCTCATACTATGACGGATATTACACGGAGGCGGATATAGGCGTGGGCGATCGCGGCGACTGGGTGAGCATTGACGGCCATCACAGCACCATGCTTCTTGCCATAGAGAAGAACGGCTCTACGAACAAGGACGACTGGTCGATCTGGACCGTGGAGGGAAACACCGGCGATTCGGGCGGCGTGCCTGTGCCTGCGAACAACGTGGGCGTGAAGAAGCGGAAGGTCTCTTCCTATGTGATGGGGCTGGGCCACATCATGAGCTCCCAGCTGCTCTGAATCCCTTCATCATCTGATGAACCTGGCCAGCAGCTCTGCTCCCCTGAGGGACGGCGGCCGGGGGCAAGGCTTCCTGCCCAGCGTCCTGGCAAGGTTTCTTCCGTAATTGTTCGGGTGCGGGAAACGCACGATTCTCCGGGCTGCGATCTCGAGTTCCTCCATATCCTCTTCATCGCCCCCGCTCTCGCTGACTGAGACCGCTTCCTCCTCGTAGTCGTCGATATAGTATGGATAAGGGAATTCGGTCTGGGGCTCGCCTTTGAGCTCCGTTGTCTTCTCCTTTGTGCCGGGATCGTTCCGCCACGGTATTTCGGCAAAGAGCGGATGGGAGGCAAATCGGCCCGCAGGCAGCCTGAAGCCCTCAACGAAGGGCGTCCTGTGCAGATTGACTTCGATGGAGAGGGGAGTGCGCGCAAGGGCGCCTGCCGTCTTGATGCTGTTCTGCAACGGCTGCCTGTCCGGCAGCTGTATCGGGGCGAAGAGGCGAAAAAGGACGACCGGACTCGAGTTCATGCTGCGATCTCCTCTAATGCTTTATAATAAAGCGCCTGCGCCTAGTCAATGCGGAGGCGATTTGCAAGACAAAAAAAGGTTTTCAGTTGACACGGGAACCTTCTGTGGGGCAATCTCGATTCCCGATGAAGAAGGCGCGCGACAACCACTATCACATGACCAGTTCCTGAAGGAGCCGGTTTGTGATTTCGTGCGCAGAGCGATAGCACGCAAGACGCCGGCCCTGGGGCCGGCGTCGTCGTTTGCGGTCCCTCATGGGTCGCAAGGAGGATGCGATGATGATGAAGGACAGATCGAAGATCAGGATGGCGCTCCCCAAGGGACGCATGCAGGAGGGGGTAGTATCGCTCCTGGCCGACGCGGGGATCGACGTGCGTTTTCCGAAGCGCGGGTACAGGCCGCGGCTCTCTCTCGCCAACTACGAAGCTAAGATACTCAAGCCCCAGAATATCATAGAGATGCTCGGCGCAGGGTCGCGCGACGTGGGGTTCGCAGGCGCGGACTGGGTGGCGGAGCTGGGCTTTGAGCTCACGGAGCTCATCGACACCGGGCTCGATCCGGTGCGCATGGTGGCCGCGGCGCCGGCCGAGCTGCTCGAGGGCGGGAGGCTGCCCGGGGGAAGGCTCGTGGTGGCATCGGAGTACGAGAGGCTGGCGGGGAACTGGATCGGACGCGAGCGGCTGGACGCGACCCTGGTTCGCACCTACGGAGCCACCGAGGTATTCCCCCCCGAGGACGCGGACCTGATCGTCGACCTCGTGGCGTCGGGCGAGACCCTTCGCGCCAACAAGCTCGTGGAGGTGGCGGAGATCATGCGCTCCTCCACGAGGCTCTACGCGAACCCCCGCGCCATGGATGATCCGAACAGTCGCGCGGAGATCGAGGAGCTTGTCATGCTGCTCCGATCGGTCATCGAGGCGCGCGGCAGGGTGATGGTGGAGCTGAACGTCCCTGCCGACAGGCTGGAGTCGGTGATCGAGATACTGCCGTGCATGCGCGAGCCCACGATGGCGGAGCTGCACGGAGGGGCAGGCTACGCGGTAAAGGCGGCGGTGCCGCGCGCCGAGCTGCCGAGGCTGATACCGGAGATAAAGCGCAGGGGGGGCTCGGACATAGTGGTCATGAGCCTGGCGCAGATAATGTCATAGGGGCCAAGATGGGCGAGCGAAGATCCATAATGCCTTCGCCTGCGGTGAGCGGGATGACGGCCTACAGCGTCCCGAGGCACGGGGCGCCGATCGACCTGTGGCTCGACGGCAACGAGGGCGCGGCCCCTCCCGCGGAGCTGATCGAGCGGATAGCTGCCGCGGGCACAGAGGCGATGAGGCGCTATCCCGACGCGCGCCCTCTCGAGGAGAGGATAGCCTCTATGATCGGCATCGATCCGGGCCGCTTGATCGTCACCGCAGGAGGCGACGACGCGATATACCGCGCGCTGAAATCGGTGCTGGCCCCAGGCAGGGAGCTGATTCTGCCTGAGCCGACCTTCGAGATGTTCGAGCGCTACGCGAGGCTCGCCGGAGGCGAGGTGGCGAGGCTCTCGTGGGCGGAGGGGCCCTATCCGGTGGAGGATGTGATAGCCGGCATCAGCGAGCGCACCGCGGCGATCGCGGTGGTCTCCCCGAACAACCCGACGGGGCTCGTGGTCTCGGAGGACGATCTGAGGAGGCTTTCCGCCGCAGCCCCGCACGCCCTCATAGTCGTGGACCTTGCCTACGCGGAGTTCGCAGATCGCGACCTCACAGGGGCGGCGCTTGAGCTGCCCAACGCGGTCGTCATACGCACCCTGTCCAAGGCGTGGGGCCTGGCGGGCCTCAGGGTCGGCTGGGCTGCCGGCCCCGCCGAGGTGATCGGCTGGATGCGCGCCGCCGGAAACCCCTACGCGGTCTCCTCCGCTTCGCTGGCCATAGCGGAGGAGAGGCTCTCCCACCGGAGGAGCGTCGGCGAGTTCGTCTCGACCGTTCGATCGGAGGTGAAACGCATAAGCAGGGCGATCGAGGATCTCGGAGGCCGGGTCCTCCCCTCGCAGGCCAACTTCGTGCTGGCGAAATTCCCGGATGCAGCATGGGTGCGCGACGGGCTCGCAGGACTGGGCATAGCGGTGCGGGCGTTTCCCGGCAGGGAACGGCTCGAGGACAGCCTCAGGATCACGATGCCGGGGAACGGGAGGGATTTCGACAGGCTGCTCTCTGCGATAGAGACCGTGCTCGCCCCCGAGGCGATCATATTCGACATAGACGACACCCTCGCGGACGTTACCGAATCGTACAGGCGCTCGATCGTGGAGACAGCCCGCTCGTTTGGTGCTGCCGCCTCGCCGGCCGACGTCGCGAGGCTAAAGGCGGCAGGCAACTCGACAAACGACTGGGAGCTGACCTGGCGGCTGCTCGGGGAGTCGGGGATCGAGGCGTCGTTCGAGGAGGTACGGCGCCGGTTCGAGGCGATATACCAGGGCACGGGCGAAAGGCGCGGGCTCAAGGAGAACGAATCGCTCATGGTCGACTCGAGGATGCTCGAGCGACTCTCCCGCAGGTTGAGGCTCGGCATAGTCACCGGCAGGCCGCGCTCCGATGCGGCCGCCTTCCTCGCCAGGGAGGGGATCGACCGCCTCTTCTCCGCCGTGGTCGCCATGGAGGATGGACCGCAGAAGCCCGATCCCGTGCCCGTGAAGGCGGCGCTCTCTGCTCTCGGGGCCTCGCGCGCCTGGATGGCAGGGGACACGCCGGACGACATGCGCGCGGCCAGGGCGGCCGGCGTGCTTCCGATAGGGGTGGTCGCTCCGTCGGATGACCCTGAAGCAGCTCGGGCCGCGCTCACGGGAGCCGGGGCCGCCCGCGTGTTCTTGAAACTCTCCCAGATAGAGGAGGTGGTCCCATGACAAGGAAGGCCGAGATAAAGAGGAAGACCGGCGAGACCGAGATCGAGCTGATGCTCGACCTCGACGGCAGCGGCAGGGCAGAACTCTCCACAGGCGTCGGGTTCCTCGACCATAT
It encodes the following:
- a CDS encoding putative metal-binding motif-containing protein; the encoded protein is MEIVILGDVQTSAVELEPYTQEFAAAGGTGFYTWSISGALPDGLSFVKQGSVVSISGAPSEGSEGSYPITITLSDTLGWWPNDSVSFTLSVTLPAAEEPAAEPEPESEPEPEPEPEEEASPPAVPDGPYTLRCFWDADDVDGDGYAAAGSKSYLVGRELNNRLTCPAGYVPATGDCDDSSASIHPRRGEIAFNGVDDNCNGLTDEPAPVYPSSSSRSFETSFEMIFKLNDQAAAAVEGDLYADVEYARLRDSANAQTRSKVFVSAYTSGGSRYAKYTLDGLSTTTVYRARVRFFSRAGTSYSALGPLSPWYYTTTNGTTEKSIVRTKIVVKALKQHSDALEGKVGTLGTVDVNGTRYGADHDEWWCSEFYAWNASSWLKGVGSKTSVDALKSYFSYYDGYYTEADIGVGDRGDWVSIDGHHSTMLLAIEKNGSTNKDDWSIWTVEGNTGDSGGVPVPANNVGVKKRKVSSYVMGLGHIMSSQLL
- the hisG gene encoding ATP phosphoribosyltransferase, which encodes MMMKDRSKIRMALPKGRMQEGVVSLLADAGIDVRFPKRGYRPRLSLANYEAKILKPQNIIEMLGAGSRDVGFAGADWVAELGFELTELIDTGLDPVRMVAAAPAELLEGGRLPGGRLVVASEYERLAGNWIGRERLDATLVRTYGATEVFPPEDADLIVDLVASGETLRANKLVEVAEIMRSSTRLYANPRAMDDPNSRAEIEELVMLLRSVIEARGRVMVELNVPADRLESVIEILPCMREPTMAELHGGAGYAVKAAVPRAELPRLIPEIKRRGGSDIVVMSLAQIMS
- a CDS encoding aminotransferase class I/II-fold pyridoxal phosphate-dependent enzyme is translated as MGERRSIMPSPAVSGMTAYSVPRHGAPIDLWLDGNEGAAPPAELIERIAAAGTEAMRRYPDARPLEERIASMIGIDPGRLIVTAGGDDAIYRALKSVLAPGRELILPEPTFEMFERYARLAGGEVARLSWAEGPYPVEDVIAGISERTAAIAVVSPNNPTGLVVSEDDLRRLSAAAPHALIVVDLAYAEFADRDLTGAALELPNAVVIRTLSKAWGLAGLRVGWAAGPAEVIGWMRAAGNPYAVSSASLAIAEERLSHRRSVGEFVSTVRSEVKRISRAIEDLGGRVLPSQANFVLAKFPDAAWVRDGLAGLGIAVRAFPGRERLEDSLRITMPGNGRDFDRLLSAIETVLAPEAIIFDIDDTLADVTESYRRSIVETARSFGAAASPADVARLKAAGNSTNDWELTWRLLGESGIEASFEEVRRRFEAIYQGTGERRGLKENESLMVDSRMLERLSRRLRLGIVTGRPRSDAAAFLAREGIDRLFSAVVAMEDGPQKPDPVPVKAALSALGASRAWMAGDTPDDMRAARAAGVLPIGVVAPSDDPEAARAALTGAGAARVFLKLSQIEEVVP